The sequence below is a genomic window from Mugil cephalus isolate CIBA_MC_2020 chromosome 14, CIBA_Mcephalus_1.1, whole genome shotgun sequence.
ACGCAGACCCTTCATGCCTCTCTCTCCCTTGTCTCCAGCAACTCCCTTCTCACCACGAGATCCAGCGGGTCCCTACAACAAAGAGAGGACGCATACATCAGAGGCATCAAGTGGCTGGACTAGGATAGCATACATGAAGAACAATGGTTCACTTTTCATCTTTAAATTCTGTTCTGTATGCTATTTCTTTTATTGTACTTACAGCGGAGCCTCTTGCTCCAGCGGGGCCAACAGCGCCAGTTGCACCTGACGGGCCCTTGGGACAAGGAAAGACAGGTAGAAAAGGTCAGCATGTTAAGCATGTTTCATTGTAGAAGCATACACCCAGCAAATTATGCTATTTGAAAATGGGAATTTCATGATGAAAATATTTACAGCCTCTCCACGGTTTCCAGGTCTGCCAGCGGCTCCAGTGGGTCCAGCAGGTCCAGGGGCACCAGCAAGTCCCATGGAACCAGCAGGTCCAGGCTCACCACGGTCTCCCTAAGGACAGTGATTAAGGGCAGAGGTAAGTCAGAGCATCGTAGATGTGTGTATTCTGTACACATGCATGGCTCAAAGTAGAAGAGAGGATCTTACCTTGAATCCAGCAATACCAGGGCGGCCTGGAGGTCCATCGTTACCAGGGTTACCCTGTGGATGGCAAAGAACATTATAGTTTACACAGAGACAGAATCAAGAACTTCTCCTTGAGTAACCATTAAATACACACCTGTAGACACACCCCATTCATAGGTCATTATTACAGGTAGCTTATATTTGATCCTTATAtttaatggaaatgtgaagttgCAAAATTACCTCACGTCCAGCCTCTCCTTGGGGTCCGGTCATACCAGGCAGGCCAATGTTGCCAGGGGGGCCACGGGCTCCAGGGGGACCAGCGGGTCCAACTCTACCAGGCTCTCCCTGTGATGTgatacagagagaaacagtgGGTCACGTACAGTCCAAGGCTTCACGCTACATGCAGACCAAGTAAAGTACAATATATGTAGAGTACACAATTCACAATGCATTATTAGTTATTAATCACTGACTATCCTTGCATTTATGTAATCCTTGAGGTTGCTGAATGGTTAAGAATATTAATTTGGTCAACCACTGAAATTCACAGTCTGAACTGCCAATTCACATGAGGTTTGACTGATAAATCGCTGATACTATAACTCTTTTTGCAGGTCATGTTACGGGTGAATCTCTTAGTGGTAAAGTCTCGGTACTCACcacaccaccagcaccaccagggGTACCACGATCTCCTCTAGCACCAGGCAGACCGACGAATCCCTGAAGTCCAAGAGGACCAGAAGTACCAGGAGCACCAGGAGTACCCTAAACATGCGGACAACAAATCATGAGTCATACATCACTAAGAAGGAACAGAATCCATTTAATTTTTACTGAGAAAAGAGCTCTAACTTACAGGGGGGCCAGACTCTCCAGAGGGTCCCTTCTCTCCAGGAGCACCAGGTGGTCCAACCATTCCCTGCTCTCCAGAAGGACCAGCGGGACCAGGATCACCACGGAGACCACGAGGTCCATCCTTACCGGCTGGGCCAGAGGGGCCAGGGGGTCCAACAATACCCTGAGAGGGGAAGAATAGGAGAGTATGTCAAATGTACATGGTACATGTGTGTCAGTTTGTTTATcattacaaatatatatatacatggatAGTCAGTACTCACAGCGGGGCCAGCGGCACCAACTCTGCCAGCAGCACCAGGGAAACCGGTCAGAccctgagcagaaacacacacagtagttATACAGAGGTCATTCATGGTATCtgttatgtgtatgtgtgtttgattCTTCTGTCTTATCATTAGGTCTTCAGAGAATGCTTGCCTTCTACTTAGGTTTTAGTAGTTTTCACTGGATGTAAAAAGGCCTACACAGCTAATATGACCGTGTGCCTGGcaaatttgtatttgtgttttattttatactcaCAGCAGGTCCAGTGTCTCCACGAGCACCAGCAGGTCCAGCAGGTCCAGAAGCACCCTAGATATCCAGAAGAAGAAATTCATAATAAGCCCTATTCACTCTCAACTGCTCCCCAAATAAAACTAATAGTACTGTATAATATCATATGTAGATTTGGCAGGTGCCGACATAAGTTTGTGTCCAGTGTCAGCGGTACTAACAGGGGGTCCAGACTGTCCAGCGGGTCCGGCAGGGCCAGAGGGGCCGGCCTCTCCCTTTCCTCCAGAAGGTCCGCGCTCTCCTCTTGCTCCGGGCTGACCGTCAGCGCCCTGTAGGGAGGGAAGAGCAGCAGGGTTCAGTCGATTTCTGGGCCAGGATTCTTGTGTGTGTTAAGCAATTATTTGTGAATCTTGCTCAATAACATGTCCGCTTACAGGGGGTCCAGCGAATCCGGGAGCTCCAGCAGGTCCAACCTCTCCACGCTCGCCCTGTGGACATCAGAACGTTGGTCACAGAAAAGTTTTTAACCCGTCACCTGAACATGACGGCAATGCGTATGTTGACTTGATGGAAGCAATCCGCAGGTACTTACAGGGGCTCCACGAGCTCCAGCGGGGCCAGCAGGTCCAAAGGAACCACTCTCACCCTGGAGGAGAGGACAACGAAAGCTTCAATAATTAAAgaattcatccatccatctactgATTAATGGATCTCCTCATCCAGACAATGCAAGAGaagaatgtatgtatgtatgtatctatatttgattgttttggtAAATTTACAGAAAATTTAATTCAAATCAATGAATTTCAAAACTTAGTTAGAGGATAGAATTAGGATACAAATAGAACTTGTACTTCAGCGTCTATTGTGTTCTGTCCCAACCAATATGCTGtaaacagtgaaagaaaagtgaCTTAAATAAAAGGAGTAACATTAACCTTTATATATAGcataaaactacaaataccTATATTAGAAATCTCTTAAACTGAGTTtactacatttgttttaatgctaTAACCACTGTTTATTGATATTACACTGTAGAGGAATCATTGGTGTAATTTTATTAAATTGCCATTAGGTGGCAGTGTTGAGGTTCTAGCGTCAGACAGAACGCTACATTGGGGGTAATTGTAAATTGTACTGTCACGGAGGAGTGGGAGATCTGGATTGGGATTAGGATCTACTGCTGGGTTCACGCAGGAGTTAAATTACGACAGTGCTGTATTTGCTAATGACTGTTGATGATTGTTGATGATGAAGAGATCTGTCCGCCATCTTGGATAACGTTGGTGGCAGTCATTTTTAGGTCAGATAGAAGTGTTacaacattgtttttgtgtttcagggaAAATCCTATAAACATGCAATTTGGTGGTTTCCGTCAGATGTTATTTCTTTTgtcctttgcctttttttttttttttttgtattacactGACTTACCTTATCACCATTGGCTCCGGTGGGTCCAGGAGGTCCAGCGGGTCCAGGCAGACcctagaaagagagagaagagaaactgagACCAGGGCTCTGTGTAAAATACTCCAATTCTTGGAAGAAACAGGTGCTacttttatgtctgtgtttctgtagaGGAATAGTTTAACTTACACGGGCACCATCTCTACCAGCATTGCCGTCGGGGCCTCTGTGTCCAGGCTCTCCCTGTAGGAGTGAGAGGAAGATGGTGTGAGACAGACaatgaaggagaaacaaaacaaagtaactGGACAAATGGACACTATTTGCAGGTGGCACAGTTTTGGCATTTACCTTCTCTCCCTTGCCTCCGGGGCCACCAGCAGCTCCGCGCTCACCAGGCATGCCACCAGGTCCCTGATGTCCAGGGCCACCAGCAGGTCCGGCAGAACCGGGCTctccctgaaaacacacacagggcacAAATTggttcacacaaaaaaaaagtaatatatatacatatatgctaATTTGCCTTAATGCTGCACTTATTTGATCTTTGCAAACTTTGCCACTGTTTGTGAGCTCATTTTACCTTGCCACCATCGGGTCCGGGGGTTCCAGCGGGTCCACGGGGTCCAATTGGTCCCTGAGCTCCAGCGGCTCCAGCAGCACCAGGATTACCACGCTCTCCCTGGAGGAAAAAACACGTATTAATATGGAAAAATAAGCTTCCACTAAGAGAGACGTGTGTGGCTGCGGTGGTTAatagtcattttaaaatgaatgtttcgtactaaaataaaaagcctaCATGGAAATATCAGGTCATGGCTCATTTGATGAACAGTGAAAGAACATAtctaattttgaaaaataattaaccaaGGTTCTGCTAGTGTGTGGCTATCCAGTAAAGGTGCAAAGGAATGAACTAGGTTATCTCACCTTGCCACCAGCAGGTCCAGCAACTCCCTGGTCTCCTGGGATACCCTACAGAGACACGGACAGTTAGTTTGAGATTTACTGCATTAAAACTACAACATTTGTGGTTTGACTGCAGAAGAACccaatttgtttgtttgttcacttaCTCTGTCTCCAGGCTTGCCAgcctctccagctgctccagcagGTCCGGGCAGACCCTAAAGGTATCAAGCAGCAAAATTAGCTCCAAAGTCATCAACAggaactttattatttttaaatttaaattacgATGATTAGCAAATGAGAGAATATAACAATAAGATGAGTGCATCACACCACATAGGGTTGTAATAGATGCTTCTGTTACTATGTGTATATTTTGCATTATTACAGCAAGAAATGATGGCTAAAGAGGGCAGTAAAATGGTCTCATCTCTACCCTCACTGCTctgaatttcttttttatattatattgagATAACTTAAGCATTCAAACCTGGAAGCCAGGAGCTCCAGCAGGTCCCTGCTCTCCCTTCTCACCAGGACCGCCCTACACcaggaaagaaagacagacatccGTGTCACAGCTGGCTCAGTGATGGTTattgtgacaaaataaaaggtccgtgtgtatactgtatgttaagGCACTCACAGCAGGTCCAGTAGCGCCAGTGGCTCCATTGTTACCATCAGGGCCGGGGGCTCCCTAAACACAAAGGCAGGAACATTATTCAGTGTAACAACAGTCAAGGAGGAGTTCTTCAAAGGCGAAAGGTATGGGTGTCATATATTCTgtattgtgtgtctttttgacTTACTCTCAGTCCAGTTGGGCCAGTGTTTCCCTTCTCTCCGGGCTTGCCAGGCTCACCCTGAGGTAAAAGACAGGTTAAGATTGAAAAACTAAACAGGGAGACAATTTCAAATGCTCAAGCTTTCTAGCTGTATGTGTGCTTACAGCAGGTCCTTTGGGTCCAGGGAAACCGATGTTTCCGGGCTGGCCTCTAGGTCCAGTTGGGCCAGGAGGTCCGGTGCGGCCATCTTGTCCAGCAGGACCCTGGAGGAGTAAACAAAGAGTACATTAGGTTGACTGTAAGCAAAACACGGGAAGAATATTAAcaataatgaaatgtaatttcaCTTACAGCTGGTCCCTCCTTTCCTGGGGGTCCAGAGCTGCCAGGGCTTCCTGGGAGACCCTATAGAAAATGAACATTAGGAGGTCATTAGGACGTCTGTTCTGTCATTAAACTACTAATTGGCTCTCACTGCACGGCTTGGGTCACACAGTGTGGAACTAAAGAAACGACAGCATTGTGTCTTTAAGCTGTTCAGTTTATTTCCAGTACATTCTTCCTTCATTGATTCTCTGCTTCGATCCACTATTGTTTGAAAACAGCAGAAGACTCACCCTGAGACCAGCTGGGCCGGGCTCACCAGCACGACCAGCATCTCCAGGGGGTCCACGAGGTCCAGCGCTGCCAGTAGATCCACGAGCACCAGGCATACCCTACAAGGAGGACAGGTAGGAAGAAAGTTCAGCACACGGCTAGATGTTGACCGCGTTTGGAAATAAAATGGGTCTGATTGGTGAATACTTACAATGGGGCCAGTTCTTCCCTCAGCACCAGGCATGCCACGGCTGCCAGGGGCGCCCTAAAGAAGACGTACAGGCATTAACACCCACGCAACATGGCTCTGAACGTGGTATGGGTGAAACGTGAGGCAGTGGTCCGGTACTCACTCTAGCTCCACGGGCACCAGAGGGGCCAGTAGCACCAAGCTCACCAGAAggtcctctctttccctcctctccctgaGATCCAGGGGCTCCTTGGGGTCCAGCATTACCCTGAGGGAGGCAACAGATGAGTTGAGGTCaactaacacatacacacacacagtgcttgTGCACAGTATTCAGATTTATTTCggtgaacatttaaatgaatgatcaGGATATGAACTTACAGGCTCTCCTTTGGGACCGCCATCTCCCTTAACTCCCTGAGGTCCAGGGTCTCCCTAAGATAGATAATGATGCAATGAGTCAGAAGAGTAATCATCTATAGAGTTAATTAgcactgtgtgactgtgtagTGTGTATACTCACAGACAGGCCTCTGGGTCCGGCAGCACCCTGAGGTCCTTGGGGTCCGGGTCCTCCTCTTGGTCCAGGGAAGCCAGGAGCTCCAGCAACACCAGGGGTACCCTAAACAACATCCAGGAGACACAAGTCAGAAACAAGGCAGCTTCTTCCATTGCCCTATTCTTTAAGCTGACATTTACatccaaataaaaactaaatatttctaGTACGTGTACAACACAGTACAGGTGGTAACATCTACGTTACCCTGGATGACCTTTGACCTAAAGTATGACCTGGTAAAAAATTTTATACTTACAGCGGCTCCCTTGGAGCCAGCCAAACCATTAGCACCAGGGTTACCCTGTAGGAAAAAACAAGAATAGACAGAATCTTTAAGAAACAAGCAGCTGAAACCAAAATGGTTACATTTGATTCAAATTCAATGTGAGGACTAATAATATTAGCCTACAAGGACTACAAGCAACATTTTTGTACACTACTTACAGGGGGACCAACGGGGCCAGCAGCACCATTGGGACCAGGCTCTCCTCTAGCTCCCTGAGGTCCACTTGGGCCAGTAGATCCGGCGGGTCCAATCTCTCCCTGTTAATGACAAATACACATCCACAGTCAGACAATGCATCGTGATGACCTGCTGGTTATTGGTGTGAGGTGCGAGGGCAGCATTAGAAATTTAATACTCATATTTAAGTTgttgaaattaaatgttttttaatgtcaaaaTCAACAGCTCAGGCTAACAGTGGAGCTGATATGTGATTAATTCCCTTGGGGATACAGTGTCAGGTTATTAGCATGGGTTCCCATTTTGGGCAGATGCTTGTACTGTGTGTTAGTAAGAACTGTCTATGTGTGTGACTCTAAACATGAACCCCTCTGAGATAGATAACAggacacacaagacacacacctTGGGGCCGGGACCACCGGGGAAACCTGGGGGACCAGCAGCGCCGAGGGGACCCTggagaaaggaagagcagaGATAATGTCAGGTCAAAGTTCACACTAAGGCCATTAAGTTTAAACACATTTGTCTCAAACTGGAGTATGAGTATAAATCAATAATAAACCTTTGCAAGGATTTCAAAGTACAAATACTTACAGCAGGTCCAGCGGGTCCAACATTGCCATCAGCACCACGAGCACCAGCGGGGCCAGCAGGGCCAGCACGACCTCTCTCACCAGGCAAACCACGAGCTCCCTGAGGGCAAGGCATACACCATTACCTTCAATGCTGGCCTACCAAACCGTATGCCTGACATTTGGCATTAGGCAAACATGCTGATAAGATGGACTACCAGCATTTGCGCATGAAAGGTAACTTACAGCCAGTCCAGGACTTCCAGCAGCTCCATGTGCACCGGGCTCACCCTatagaggagaaaagaaaaacaaatcatgaGGTATTTAGATAGAGAAAGCTGTatgaaaaatgtgtatttaaagaagatACTGTTCGCTATTCAATGCTTTTAGCAGGTGCCCAAACTGGGAatcaaaagtattttttatgattttcaTGCAGTTATGTGGAAGTTAGATGGTGTCATACCTTGGCACCAGCGGCACCAGGCTCTCCCTTGCGTCCATCCAGACCAGTGTAACCCTGAAAAACAGAAGCACCGTGATGAAGGAAGATGCCTACTGAGgtatcacaaaaaaagaaaatggcgGTCCACTGCGTTAAAGGTTAAAAGAGACACTAGGATGCCCATGAGAAGAAAATGATCCAACCAAAGGGAAGTGGGGAGATACGAGGGAGGAGATCTTTAAACCCCTCATATGAGTTGTCAGCTCTAAAGATTTCATCTTTCAAGCAAAACAGGAGCTAAAAACATCACTGGCAGCCATTAGGAGCCTTTCCTTGCTCAGTTAGGGGCATAATCTCTCTCGTATTAAGTAGTATTATGCTTCTTCCACTCTATTCCATCTTGGAGCATTTTTTCTTCAGTGGGACTCAGGTGAACAAGGAGCAGCAGGTAGAGTTCAGATGGAGCAGTAGTAGAGATCAGCACTCACTCTGTGTCCCTTCATTCCTGGAAGTCCAGGGGTTCCGGGGAATCCACGAGCTCCCTGcaattcaaaaacaacaaatatatgTGACTCTTACATACTTACAAAAACGTCCACTGGTGTCAGTCTGTGGTATTGTTGTCATTCACAGTGTTCTGGTGAAAGCCACTTACCTGAGGACCAGGTGCGCCTCTGTCTCCGGGCTTGCCAGGTCTGCCATTGTTACCCTGAAAGTACACACATTAGACTTTAGCACATGAAACTGTGGCAACAGCTCAAAATAATTCCAAGAAAGTGGTGAACAAAGGGTTTTATTTGTGAGAAAAAGCAAATATGTACGTACGTCCTCTCCAGATTTGCCAGGAGGTCCAGGGGGACCACGGGCTCCAACGGGACCCTGGGAAAGAAAACCAGATCATTAGTATCTCCTGCTCTGACTATGAAGACGGCATCACCAggataaaaagaagaattatGAATATTTTGGGGGATAATCTTACAGTCTGTCCAGGCTCTCCGGGCTCACCAGCGTGTCCGGTGTGTCCCTGAGGTCCCTATTGAATGAGAGCAGACATAGCAGTCAATCGTCACGTCAACAGGGTACTAGACAGATCATTAGAGAGGTTCATTTTGAGTTGGTGTTTGCACTTACAGGGGGGCCAGGAGGTCCGGGAGGTCCTCTGGGACCCATCAAACCCTAGAattaaggaaaaaataatagttaATGATCAACTCTAAGTCAAGATATCAATCTCTGTTGAAGCTGTATCAAGATAGCAAGAAACTCAGAATTCAAACGGAAGCAAGActataataaagtaataattagTAAGTAGTAATAAAGTAACTTTATAGGCCAACATGGAACAGTGGCCTGTACAGTTTA
It includes:
- the col1a2 gene encoding collagen alpha-2(I) chain isoform X3, which produces MLSFVDTRILLLLAVTSYLASCQYSGRVKGPRGDKGPRGDRGPKGPNGKDGKPGLPGPPGPPGPPGLGGNFAAQYDGAKAPDPGPGPMGLMGPRGPPGPPGPPGPQGHTGHAGEPGEPGQTGPVGARGPPGPPGKSGEDGNNGRPGKPGDRGAPGPQGARGFPGTPGLPGMKGHRGYTGLDGRKGEPGAAGAKGEPGAHGAAGSPGLAGARGLPGERGRAGPAGPAGARGADGNVGPAGPAGPLGAAGPPGFPGGPGPKGEIGPAGSTGPSGPQGARGEPGPNGAAGPVGPPGNPGANGLAGSKGAAGTPGVAGAPGFPGPRGGPGPQGPQGAAGPRGLSGDPGPQGVKGDGGPKGEPGNAGPQGAPGSQGEEGKRGPSGELGATGPSGARGARGAPGSRGMPGAEGRTGPIGMPGARGSTGSAGPRGPPGDAGRAGEPGPAGLRGLPGSPGSSGPPGKEGPAGPAGQDGRTGPPGPTGPRGQPGNIGFPGPKGPAGEPGKPGEKGNTGPTGLRGAPGPDGNNGATGATGPAGGPGEKGEQGPAGAPGFQGLPGPAGAAGEAGKPGDRGIPGDQGVAGPAGGKGEPGSAGPAGGPGHQGPGGMPGERGAAGGPGGKGEKGEPGHRGPDGNAGRDGARGLPGPAGPPGPTGANGDKGESGSFGPAGPAGARGAPGERGEVGPAGAPGFAGPPGADGQPGARGERGPSGGKGEAGPSGPAGPAGQSGPPGASGPAGPAGARGDTGPAGLTGFPGAAGRVGAAGPAGIVGPPGPSGPAGKDGPRGLRGDPGPAGPSGEQGMVGPPGAPGEKGPSGESGPPGTPGAPGTSGPLGLQGFVGLPGARGDRGTPGGAGGVGEPGRVGPAGPPGARGPPGNIGLPGMTGPQGEAGREGNPGNDGPPGRPGIAGFKGDRGEPGPAGSMGLAGAPGPAGPTGAAGRPGNRGEAGPSGATGAVGPAGARGSAGPAGSRGEKGVAGDKGERGMKGLRGHPGLQGMPGPSGPSGDTGPAGANGPAGPRGPAGPHGPPGKDGRAGSHGTIGSPGARGPPGYSGPVGPPGAPGLPGPPGPAGGGYDVSGYDEYRADQPALRAKDYEVDATIKSLNTQIENLLTPEGSRKNPARTCRDIKLSHPDWSSGFYWIDPNQGCINDAIKVFCDFTTRETCIYAHPESIARKNWFRSTEGKKHVWFGETINGGTEFTYNDETLSPQSMATQLAFMRLLSNQASQNITYHCKNSVAYMDGASGSLKKAVVLQGSNDVELRAEGNSRFTFSVLEDGCTTHTGEWSKTVIEYRTNKPSRLPILDIAPLDIGGAEQEFGLDIGPVCFK
- the col1a2 gene encoding collagen alpha-2(I) chain isoform X1; this encodes MLSFVDTRILLLLAVTSYLASCQYSGRVKGPRGDKGPRGDRGPKGPNGKDGKPGLPGPPGPPGPPGLGGNFAAQYDGAKAPDPGPGPMGLMGPRGPPGPPGPPGPQGHTGHAGEPGEPGQTGPVGARGPPGPPGKSGEDGNNGRPGKPGDRGAPGPQGARGFPGTPGLPGMKGHRGYTGLDGRKGEPGAAGAKGEPGAHGAAGSPGLAGARGLPGERGRAGPAGPAGARGADGNVGPAGPAGPLGAAGPPGFPGGPGPKGEIGPAGSTGPSGPQGARGEPGPNGAAGPVGPPGNPGANGLAGSKGAAGTPGVAGAPGFPGPRGGPGPQGPQGAAGPRGLSGDPGPQGVKGDGGPKGEPGNAGPQGAPGSQGEEGKRGPSGELGATGPSGARGARGAPGSRGMPGAEGRTGPIGMPGARGSTGSAGPRGPPGDAGRAGEPGPAGLRGLPGSPGSSGPPGKEGPAGPAGQDGRTGPPGPTGPRGQPGNIGFPGPKGPAGEPGKPGEKGNTGPTGLRGAPGPDGNNGATGATGPAGGPGEKGEQGPAGAPGFQGLPGPAGAAGEAGKPGDRGIPGDQGVAGPAGGKGERGNPGAAGAAGAQGPIGPRGPAGTPGPDGGKGEPGSAGPAGGPGHQGPGGMPGERGAAGGPGGKGEKGEPGHRGPDGNAGRDGARGLPGPAGPPGPTGANGDKGESGSFGPAGPAGARGAPGERGEVGPAGAPGFAGPPGADGQPGARGERGPSGGKGEAGPSGPAGPAGQSGPPGASGPAGPAGARGDTGPAGLTGFPGAAGRVGAAGPAGIVGPPGPSGPAGKDGPRGLRGDPGPAGPSGEQGMVGPPGAPGEKGPSGESGPPGTPGAPGTSGPLGLQGFVGLPGARGDRGTPGGAGGVGEPGRVGPAGPPGARGPPGNIGLPGMTGPQGEAGREGNPGNDGPPGRPGIAGFKGDRGEPGPAGSMGLAGAPGPAGPTGAAGRPGNRGEAGPSGATGAVGPAGARGSAGPAGSRGEKGVAGDKGERGMKGLRGHPGLQGMPGPSGPSGDTGPAGANGPAGPRGPAGPHGPPGKDGRAGSHGTIGSPGARGPPGYSGPVGPPGAPGLPGPPGPAGGGYDVSGYDEYRADQPALRAKDYEVDATIKSLNTQIENLLTPEGSRKNPARTCRDIKLSHPDWSSGFYWIDPNQGCINDAIKVFCDFTTRETCIYAHPESIARKNWFRSTEGKKHVWFGETINGGTEFTYNDETLSPQSMATQLAFMRLLSNQASQNITYHCKNSVAYMDGASGSLKKAVVLQGSNDVELRAEGNSRFTFSVLEDGCTTHTGEWSKTVIEYRTNKPSRLPILDIAPLDIGGAEQEFGLDIGPVCFK
- the col1a2 gene encoding collagen alpha-2(I) chain isoform X4, with amino-acid sequence MLSFVDTRILLLLAVTSYLASCQYSGRVKGPRGDKGPRGDRGPKGPNGKDGKPGLPGPPGPPGPPGLGGNFAAQYDGAKAPDPGPGPMGLMGPRGPPGPPGPPGPQGHTGHAGEPGEPGQTGPVGARGPPGPPGKSGEDGNNGRPGKPGDRGAPGPQGARGFPGTPGLPGMKGHRGYTGLDGRKGEPGAAGAKGEPGAHGAAGSPGLAGARGLPGERGRAGPAGPAGARGADGNVGPAGPAGPLGAAGPPGFPGGPGPKGEIGPAGSTGPSGPQGARGEPGPNGAAGPVGPPGNPGANGLAGSKGAAGTPGVAGAPGFPGPRGGPGPQGPQGAAGPRGLSGDPGPQGVKGDGGPKGEPGNAGPQGAPGSQGEEGKRGPSGELGATGPSGARGARGAPGSRGMPGAEGRTGPIGMPGARGSTGSAGPRGPPGDAGRAGEPGPAGLRGLPGSPGSSGPPGKEGPAGPAGQDGRTGPPGPTGPRGQPGNIGFPGPKGPAGEPGKPGEKGNTGPTGLRGAPGPDGNNGATGATGPAGGPGEKGEQGPAGAPGFQGLPGPAGAAGEAGKPGDRGIPGDQGVAGPAGGKGERGNPGAAGAAGAQGPIGPRGPAGTPGPDGGKGEPGSAGPAGGPGHQGPGGMPGERGAAGGPGGKGEKGEPGHRGPDGNAGRDGARGLPGPAGPPGPTGANGDKGESGSFGPAGPAGARGAPGERGEVGPAGAPGFAGPPGASGPAGPAGARGDTGPAGLTGFPGAAGRVGAAGPAGIVGPPGPSGPAGKDGPRGLRGDPGPAGPSGEQGMVGPPGAPGEKGPSGESGPPGTPGAPGTSGPLGLQGFVGLPGARGDRGTPGGAGGVGEPGRVGPAGPPGARGPPGNIGLPGMTGPQGEAGREGNPGNDGPPGRPGIAGFKGDRGEPGPAGSMGLAGAPGPAGPTGAAGRPGNRGEAGPSGATGAVGPAGARGSAGPAGSRGEKGVAGDKGERGMKGLRGHPGLQGMPGPSGPSGDTGPAGANGPAGPRGPAGPHGPPGKDGRAGSHGTIGSPGARGPPGYSGPVGPPGAPGLPGPPGPAGGGYDVSGYDEYRADQPALRAKDYEVDATIKSLNTQIENLLTPEGSRKNPARTCRDIKLSHPDWSSGFYWIDPNQGCINDAIKVFCDFTTRETCIYAHPESIARKNWFRSTEGKKHVWFGETINGGTEFTYNDETLSPQSMATQLAFMRLLSNQASQNITYHCKNSVAYMDGASGSLKKAVVLQGSNDVELRAEGNSRFTFSVLEDGCTTHTGEWSKTVIEYRTNKPSRLPILDIAPLDIGGAEQEFGLDIGPVCFK
- the col1a2 gene encoding collagen alpha-2(I) chain isoform X2, coding for MLSFVDTRILLLLAVTSYLASCQYSGPRGDKGPRGDRGPKGPNGKDGKPGLPGPPGPPGPPGLGGNFAAQYDGAKAPDPGPGPMGLMGPRGPPGPPGPPGPQGHTGHAGEPGEPGQTGPVGARGPPGPPGKSGEDGNNGRPGKPGDRGAPGPQGARGFPGTPGLPGMKGHRGYTGLDGRKGEPGAAGAKGEPGAHGAAGSPGLAGARGLPGERGRAGPAGPAGARGADGNVGPAGPAGPLGAAGPPGFPGGPGPKGEIGPAGSTGPSGPQGARGEPGPNGAAGPVGPPGNPGANGLAGSKGAAGTPGVAGAPGFPGPRGGPGPQGPQGAAGPRGLSGDPGPQGVKGDGGPKGEPGNAGPQGAPGSQGEEGKRGPSGELGATGPSGARGARGAPGSRGMPGAEGRTGPIGMPGARGSTGSAGPRGPPGDAGRAGEPGPAGLRGLPGSPGSSGPPGKEGPAGPAGQDGRTGPPGPTGPRGQPGNIGFPGPKGPAGEPGKPGEKGNTGPTGLRGAPGPDGNNGATGATGPAGGPGEKGEQGPAGAPGFQGLPGPAGAAGEAGKPGDRGIPGDQGVAGPAGGKGERGNPGAAGAAGAQGPIGPRGPAGTPGPDGGKGEPGSAGPAGGPGHQGPGGMPGERGAAGGPGGKGEKGEPGHRGPDGNAGRDGARGLPGPAGPPGPTGANGDKGESGSFGPAGPAGARGAPGERGEVGPAGAPGFAGPPGADGQPGARGERGPSGGKGEAGPSGPAGPAGQSGPPGASGPAGPAGARGDTGPAGLTGFPGAAGRVGAAGPAGIVGPPGPSGPAGKDGPRGLRGDPGPAGPSGEQGMVGPPGAPGEKGPSGESGPPGTPGAPGTSGPLGLQGFVGLPGARGDRGTPGGAGGVGEPGRVGPAGPPGARGPPGNIGLPGMTGPQGEAGREGNPGNDGPPGRPGIAGFKGDRGEPGPAGSMGLAGAPGPAGPTGAAGRPGNRGEAGPSGATGAVGPAGARGSAGPAGSRGEKGVAGDKGERGMKGLRGHPGLQGMPGPSGPSGDTGPAGANGPAGPRGPAGPHGPPGKDGRAGSHGTIGSPGARGPPGYSGPVGPPGAPGLPGPPGPAGGGYDVSGYDEYRADQPALRAKDYEVDATIKSLNTQIENLLTPEGSRKNPARTCRDIKLSHPDWSSGFYWIDPNQGCINDAIKVFCDFTTRETCIYAHPESIARKNWFRSTEGKKHVWFGETINGGTEFTYNDETLSPQSMATQLAFMRLLSNQASQNITYHCKNSVAYMDGASGSLKKAVVLQGSNDVELRAEGNSRFTFSVLEDGCTTHTGEWSKTVIEYRTNKPSRLPILDIAPLDIGGAEQEFGLDIGPVCFK